In a single window of the Nicotiana tomentosiformis chromosome 8, ASM39032v3, whole genome shotgun sequence genome:
- the LOC138898114 gene encoding uncharacterized protein, with protein MLRGSKKNTGLWKVGKYIPTHTCEIDTFNWNHYNLDIDLIPLVLIPYLQASIRYRIKECITSVHQEYGHTITKRKAFLGRKRTFEIIYGNWDKSFAALPRYIALQHFNPGTVVEWKLERSPERPEYNFNYVFWAFKPTIDGFPHCRPVISIDGTHVYGKCDIKLLIAITVDDNGQIFPLAFAICVNESQETWMLFLNHLKEHVVKQRSGICIISYRHGGILSSVENLPAWQEPYTYHRYCVRHLKANFQKAHPNKDMHDLMWMEATDHQENKFWRHMESIRQEDERAYRWLMQHELDKWTLHADGGRRWGVLTTNVSQSFNRLLKSARGLPVTAMARMSFKQMVERFVERATAATLFMEMGVEFMPLPMKRFEKYRR; from the coding sequence ATGCTCCGTGGGAGCAAGAAGAATACAGGTCTGTGGAAAGTGGGTAAATATATTCCCACCCACACATGTGAAATAGACACATTTAATTGGAATCACTACAACTTGGATATTGACTTGATTCCTCTTGTCCTTATTCCATACCTtcaagcgtccataaggtatagaatcaaagagtgcattacatcagtccaccaggaatatggccatacaattaccaaaagaaaggcatttctcgggcgcaaacgtacgtttgaaattatttatggtaactgggataagtcatttgcagctTTACCCAGGTATATAGcactgcaacactttaaccccgggacggttgttgaatggaagcttgagcggagtccggaaAGACCAGAATATAATTTCAATtacgtgttctgggcatttaaaccaacaATTGATGGTTTTCCACATTGCCGAccagtaatatccatagacggcactcatgtctatggaaagtgtGATATCAAGTTGTTGATCGCCATTACAGTAGATGATAATGGACAAATATTTCctctagcttttgctatttgtgtcaatgaaagccaagagacgtggatgTTATTTTTGAACCATTTGAAAGAGCACGTCGTCAAACAACGTTCCGGTATTTGTATAATATCTTATCGGCATGGTGGTATCTTAAGTTCTGTAGAGAATTTACCTGCATGGCAAGAACCTTATACCTACCatcgttactgtgtgaggcacctgaaggccaatttccagaaggcacatcccaacaaGGATATGCATGATTTGATGTGGATGGAAGCAACAGACCACCAAGAGAATAAATTCTggaggcacatggaatctatcagacaggaagacgagagagcctatcgttggttgatgcaacatgagcttgacaagtggactttacatgcggatggtggaagaagatggggagttctgactacaaatgtgtcacaGTCTTTCAAcaggttattgaagtctgcaagaggattgcctgtcactgccatggcgCGCATGTCGTTCAAGCAGATGgtggagaggtttgttgaaagggctacAGCTGCAACGTTATTTATGGaaatgggtgttgaatttatgccactgccgatgaagagatttgagaaatacaggcggtga